In Aggregicoccus sp. 17bor-14, the following are encoded in one genomic region:
- a CDS encoding twin-arginine translocase subunit TatC: protein MSLAGHLTELRSRLIKCVIAVCVLGVVALIFARPIFGVLMRPVLAALPPENRALVYTSGIEELNVLMKVGVYCGVFLTTPVILWQLWGFVSPGLYVEERRFAAPFVLLGSLAFLIGGLFCYYGVLPSMFQFLLNEESTGALEQRLDTARLHGDEALRFLRIGETERAGQLAKSTSAALTAAGDGQLEEPGLVPTLDVEMPARIDALGRMLDAASVGFGPPARGVLRQATEHHAEAVEAYGRGQLEAAAKALDASASLLAGAAPTRSEEISSVWRLQKELASGKARYDQLNWTRPMLTMNEQLSLVLLLILAFGVIFEMPIVMALLGVVGVVNSRFLFKYQRHAFVVCLIAAAIITPTGDVVNLSLMGGPMILCYELGLLAVWMIERKRAKRLAASGDITPAP from the coding sequence ATGAGCCTCGCGGGGCACCTGACGGAGCTGCGCTCGCGGCTCATCAAGTGTGTCATCGCCGTCTGCGTGCTGGGCGTCGTGGCCCTCATCTTCGCCCGCCCCATCTTCGGCGTGCTGATGCGCCCGGTGCTCGCGGCGCTGCCCCCCGAGAACCGCGCCCTCGTCTACACCTCCGGCATCGAGGAGCTGAACGTCCTCATGAAGGTGGGCGTGTACTGCGGCGTGTTCCTCACCACGCCGGTCATCCTCTGGCAGCTGTGGGGCTTCGTCTCGCCGGGGCTCTACGTCGAGGAGCGGCGCTTCGCCGCGCCCTTCGTGCTGCTCGGCTCGCTCGCGTTCCTCATCGGCGGGCTGTTCTGCTACTACGGCGTGCTGCCCTCGATGTTCCAGTTCCTCCTCAACGAGGAGAGCACCGGCGCGCTCGAGCAGCGCCTGGACACGGCGCGCCTGCACGGGGACGAAGCGCTGCGCTTCCTGCGCATCGGCGAGACGGAGCGCGCCGGCCAGCTCGCCAAGAGCACCAGCGCGGCCCTCACCGCCGCGGGGGACGGGCAGCTCGAGGAGCCCGGCCTGGTGCCCACGCTGGACGTGGAGATGCCCGCGCGCATCGACGCGCTGGGGCGCATGCTGGACGCGGCGAGCGTGGGCTTCGGCCCGCCTGCGCGCGGCGTGCTGCGCCAGGCCACCGAGCACCACGCCGAGGCCGTGGAGGCCTACGGGCGCGGCCAGCTGGAGGCCGCCGCCAAGGCGCTCGATGCCTCGGCGAGCCTGCTCGCCGGCGCGGCCCCCACGCGCAGCGAGGAGATCTCCAGCGTGTGGCGCCTGCAGAAGGAGCTCGCCAGCGGCAAGGCCCGCTACGACCAGCTCAACTGGACGCGACCCATGCTCACCATGAACGAGCAGCTCTCGCTCGTGCTGCTGCTCATCCTCGCCTTCGGCGTCATCTTCGAGATGCCCATCGTGATGGCGCTGCTGGGCGTGGTGGGCGTGGTCAACAGCCGCTTCCTCTTCAAGTACCAGCGCCACGCCTTCGTGGTCTGCCTCATCGCCGCCGCCATCATCACCCCCACCGGCGACGTGGTGAACCTCTCGCTCATGGGCGGCCCCATGATCCTCTGCTACGAGCTGGGCCTGCTCGCGGTGTGGATGATCGAGCGCAAGCGCGCCAAGCGCCTCGCTGCCTCCGGGGACATCACCCCCGCTCCCTGA
- a CDS encoding FKBP-type peptidyl-prolyl cis-trans isomerase, giving the protein MRKSLLFAALLSLAACQKEGASSSSGGATASAGAPQTEDQKTLYAIGLVEARRLGVFNLTKEELAQVQQGLSDGVTGAKPQVELETYGPKINQLAQARMGAKSETEKKKGQDYLAQHANDQGAQKTESGALYIEKQAGSGAQPAVSDTVKVHYKGTLIDGTEFDSSYKRGQPAEFPLQAVIKCWTEGVAKMKVGGKAQLVCPSDVAYGDQGRPPQIPGGATLLFDVELVDITTPKAEPTGAAGKPGTKAPAAPKAAPKPATK; this is encoded by the coding sequence ATGCGCAAGAGCCTGCTGTTTGCCGCACTGCTGAGCCTGGCGGCGTGCCAGAAGGAGGGCGCCTCCTCCTCTTCCGGTGGCGCCACCGCCTCCGCCGGTGCGCCCCAGACCGAGGACCAGAAGACCCTCTACGCCATCGGCCTCGTCGAGGCCCGCCGCCTCGGGGTGTTCAACCTCACCAAGGAGGAGCTCGCCCAGGTGCAGCAGGGCCTCTCCGACGGCGTGACCGGCGCCAAGCCCCAGGTGGAGCTCGAGACCTACGGGCCCAAGATCAACCAGCTCGCCCAGGCGCGCATGGGCGCCAAGAGCGAGACCGAGAAGAAGAAGGGCCAGGACTACCTCGCCCAGCACGCGAACGATCAGGGCGCGCAGAAGACCGAGAGCGGCGCGCTCTACATCGAGAAGCAGGCGGGCAGCGGCGCGCAGCCGGCCGTGAGCGACACCGTGAAGGTGCACTACAAGGGCACCCTCATCGACGGCACCGAGTTCGACAGCTCCTACAAGCGCGGCCAGCCGGCGGAGTTCCCGCTGCAGGCCGTCATCAAGTGCTGGACCGAGGGCGTGGCCAAGATGAAGGTGGGCGGCAAGGCCCAGCTGGTGTGCCCCTCGGACGTGGCCTACGGCGACCAGGGCCGCCCGCCGCAGATCCCCGGCGGCGCCACGCTGCTCTTCGACGTGGAGCTGGTGGACATCACCACCCCCAAGGCGGAGCCCACCGGCGCCGCGGGCAAGCCGGGCACCAAGGCCCCCGCCGCCCCGAAGGCCGCTCCCAAGCCCGCGACGAAGTAG